In the Theobroma cacao cultivar B97-61/B2 chromosome 1, Criollo_cocoa_genome_V2, whole genome shotgun sequence genome, one interval contains:
- the LOC18611817 gene encoding UDP-glucuronate:xylan alpha-glucuronosyltransferase 1 yields the protein MHAPVANSLEMRGVMGNSPGSVETRHRLSASIEAIYKRRLNKNKVKGVEKPFHIPIQDRNSCCKYPLLKLVLVIMVCGTFVTLLYSPEVYHSDHLSGASSRRNFMNRWIWGEADFRYVSDVDTNWDDVMKAIEKMGEQNDYQGIGLLNFNTTEVTHWKHLIPDANHIVLHLDYADMNVTWGSLYPEWIDEEQEEDVPVCPPLPKIEVPGKRLDLIAVKLPCRNEGNWSRDVARLHLQLAAASLATSSKGFYPVHVLFVSKCFPIPNMFSCKELVAREKNVWLYKPDLNVLREKLQLPVGSCELALPMGVKEPLYSGNAKREAYATILHSAHVYVCGAIAAAQSIRLSGSTRDLVILVDETISVYHRSGLEAAGWKVRTIQRIRNPKAEKDAYNEWNYSKFRLWQLTDYDKIIFIDADLLILRNIDFLFGMPEISATGNNGTLFNSGVMVIEPSNCTFQLLMEHIDVFESYNGGDQGYLNEVFTWWHRIPRHMNFLKHFWIGDDEDVKQKKTRLFGAEPPILYVLHYLGIKPWLCYKDYDCNWNVDIMLEFASDVAHERWWKVHDAMPEQLHQFCMLRSTQKAQLEFDRRQAEKANFTDGHWKIKVQDKRLKKCIDNVCSWKSMLKHWGESNWTNDEFFVPTPPAINTASLAGL from the exons ATGCATGCTCCTGTTGCTAACAGCTTAGAAATGAGAGGAGTTATGGGAAACTCACCTGGTTCTGTCGAGACTAGACACCGGTTATCTGCATCCAT TGAGGCAATATACAAAAGGaggttaaataaaaataaagtaaaaggTGTTGAGAAGCCTTTCCACATCCCAATCCAAGATCGGAACTCATGCTGCAAATATCCTCTGCTGAAACTTGTCTTGGTTATTATGGTGTGTGGCACTTTTGTAACACTTTTGTACTCTCCAGAGGTCTATCACAGTGACCATCTATCAGGCGCAAGTTCTAG GCGAAATTTTATGAACAGGTGGATATGGGGAGAAGCAGATTTTCGTTATGTATCAGATGTAGATACCAACTGGGATGATGTCATGAAAGCTATAGAGAAGATGGGTGAACAGAATGACTACCAGGGAATTGGACTTTTGAACTTCAATACTACTGAAGTCACTCATTGGAAGCACCTCATACCTGATGCCAACCACATTGTTCTGCACCTGGACTATGCTGACATGAATGTAACTTGGGGTTCCTTATATCCAGAATGGATTGATGAGGAGCAAGAAGAAGACGTCCCAGTTTGCCCGCCTCTACCCAAGATTGAAGTCCCTGGAAAACGGCTTGATCTGATTGCTGTCAAGCTTCCTTGTAGAAATGAGGGGAATTGGTCAAGGGATGTTGCTCGGCTGCATTTGCAGCTGGCAGCAGCTAGTCTTGCAACCTCCTCCAAGGGCTTTTATCCGGTGCATGTGCTTTTTGTTTCAAAGTGCTTTCCTATTCCAAACATGTTCAGTTGCAAGGAACTCGTAGCACGTGAAAAGAATGTCTGGTTATATAAACCAGACTTGAATGTGTTGAGAGAAAAGCTCCAGCTTCCAGTTGGGTCTTGTGAACTTGCACTTCCTATGGGGGTCAAAG AGCCACTATATTCAGGGAATGCAAAGCGAGAAGCATATGCTACAATTCTCCATTCAGCTCATGTGTATGTTTGTGGAGCTATAGCTGCAGCTCAAAGCATCCGATTGTCTGGCTCGACGCGAGACCTTGTGATACTTGTAGATGAGACGATCAGTGTTTATCACAGGAGTGGGCTTGAGGCAGCTGGATGGAAAGTCCGGACCATTCAGAGGATCAGGAATCCAAAAGCAGAAAAAGATGCTTACAATGAATGGAACTACAGCAAGTTCCGGTTATGGCAGCTGACAGATTACGATAAGATCATATTCATTGATGCGGATCTGCTTATACTTCGAAACATTGATTTCTTATTCGGGATGCCAGAAATATCAGCAACTGGAAATAATGGCACACTTTTTAACTCGGGCGTGATGGTCATCGAACCTTCAAATTGCACATTCCAGCTCTTGATGGAACACATTGATGTGTTTGAGTCTTATAACGGTGGGGATCAGGGATACTTAAACGAGGTTTTCACATGGTGGCACCGGATCCCACGACACATGAACTTTTTGAAGCATTTTTGGATTGGTGATGACGAAGAtgttaaacaaaagaaaacccGCCTCTTCGGTGCTGAACCTCCAATTCTGTATGTGCTTCACTATCTAGGAATAAAGCCTTGGTTGTGCTACAAGGACTACGATTGCAATTGGAATGTAGATATAATGCTAGAGTTTGCCAGCGATGTTGCTCATGAAAGGTGGTGGAAAGTCCATGATGCCATGCCTGAGCAATTACACCAGTTCTGCATGTTAAGATCGACGCAAAAGGCACAATTAGAATTTGACAGAAGGCAAGCTGAGAAGGCAAATTTCACTGATGGCCATTGGAAAATCAAAGTTCAGGACAAGCGTTTGAAGAAGTGTATCGACAATGTATGTTCCTGGAAGAGTATGCTAAAACACTGGGGTGAGAGTAACTGGACCAATGATGAATTTTTTGTTCCAACACCACCAGCAATCAACACGGCATCTCTGGCAGGCTTGTGA
- the LOC18611818 gene encoding probable pectinesterase/pectinesterase inhibitor 51: MPTSLQPLSQHSHKKPSKNPLWKSTCLLLSMSTLLLLSLLSLTLFFTLSSSSRNHHHHQDPHLSPKNSPVSTPPSSQIHLACQSTRFPQPCETSLTQSSSLPPNPTSLQIIQSAIAVSSENLKTGKSMVKSILDSSKGNLNRTNAATTCLEILSYSDYRINSANDGLTRGKVKDARAWMSAALCYQYDCWSALKYVNDTKLVDQTMAFLSSLTEHSSNALAMMVSYDNYGNDIASWAPPKTERDGFYESGSGGTDLGFKGGFPPELQPDVTVCKDGSGGCYKTVQDAVNAAPHNAETTRRFVIHIKEGVYEETVRVPFEKKNVVFLGDGMGKTIITGSANVGQPGMTTYNSATVGVLGDGFMASGLTIKNTAGPDAHQAVAFRSDSDLSVIENCEFIGNQDTLYVHSLRQFYKKCRIQGNVDFIFGNSASVFQDCIVLVAPRQLKPEKGENNAITAHGRTDPAQSTGLVFQNCLLNGTDEYMGYYYSKPKVHRNFLGRPWKEYSRTVFINCFMEALITPDGWLPWSGDVGLKTLFYGEFGNSGPGSNVASRVPWSSQIPAQRVYTYSVQNFIQGDQWIPTSS, from the exons ATGCCAACATCTTTACAGCCCTTGTCACAACATTCCCACAAAAAACCTTCCAAAAACCCTCTTTGGAAATCCACTTGTTTGCTTCTATCAATGTCCACTCTTCTTCTCCTATCCCTTCTTTCCCTCACCCTTTTCTTCACCCTCTCTTCTTCCTCTCGCaaccaccaccaccatcaAGACCCGCATTTGTCTCCTAAAAATTCCCCTGTTTCCACCCCTCCCTCTTCTCAAATCCACCTTGCATGCCAATCCACGCGCTTCCCACAGCCATGTGAGACCTCCCTAACACAATCCTCCAGTCTCCCTCCTAACCCGACCTCCCTCCAGATCATTCAATCAGCCATTGCCGTCTCTTCCGAAAACCTCAAAACCGGAAAATCCATGGTAAAATCCATCCTCGACTCCTCCAAAGGCAATCTTAACCGCACCAACGCCGCCACCACCTGCCTGGAAATTCTTTCATACTCAGACTACCGCATAAACTCGGCGAATGACGGGTTGACACGTGGCAAGGTCAAAGATGCACGTGCATGGATGAGCGCGGCCTTGTGCTACCAATACGATTGTTGGAGCGCTCTCAAGTACGTAAACGACACCAAATTGGTCGATCAAACGATGGCgtttttgagctctttaaCCGAACACAGCAGCAACGCGTTAGCCATGATGGTCTCTTACGATAATTACGGGAATGATATAGCCTCGTGGGCCCCTCCCAAAACGGAACGGGACGGGTTTTACGAGAGCGGGTCTGGCGGGACGGACTTGGGGTTTAAGGGGGGTTTCCCGCCGGAATTACAGCCGGACGTAACGGTGTGTAAAGACGGGAGTGGAGGGTGTTACAAGACGGTGCAAGACGCCGTTAATGCTGCACCGCATAATGCAGAGACGACACGGCGTTTCGTGATACATATAAAGGAAGGGGTTTATGAGGAAACCGTTAGGGTTCCGTTTGAGAAGAAAAACGTGGTGTTTTTGGGGGATGGGATGGGTAAAACGATTATTACGGGTTCTGCAAATGTGGGGCAGCCTGGAATGACCACTTACAATTCTGCTACGGTCG GAGTTCTTGGGGATGGATTTATGGCCAGTGGTCTCACAATCAAGAACACAGCAGGCCCTGATGCCCACCAAGCAGTAGCCTTCAGATCAGATAGCGATCTTTCTGTCATTGAGAACTGTGAATTCATAGGCAATCAAGATACTctctatgttcactcactccGCCAATTCTACAAGAAGTGCCGTATTCAGGGGAATGTGGACTTCATCTTTGGAAATTCTGCTTCAGTATTCCAAGATTGCATAGTTTTAGTTGCTCCCCGGCAGTTGAAGCCAGAAAAAGGTGAGAACAATGCCATCACAGCTCATGGAAGAACAGATCCTGCTCAATCAACTGGTCTTGTTTTCCAGAACTGCTTGCTCAATGGCACTGATGAATACATGGGATACTACTATAGCAAGCCTAAAGTGCACAGGAATTTCTTGGGAAGGCCATGGAAGGAGTATTCAAGGACagtttttataaattgtttcaTGGAAGCTCTTATCACTCCAGATGGGTGGCTGCCATGGAGTGGTGATGTTGGATTGAAAACACTTTTCTATGGAGAATTTGGGAATTCTGGACCAGGATCTAATGTGGCTAGCAGAGTACCATGGAGTTCCCAAATTCCAGCGCAGCGCGTTTATACTTATTCAGTCCAAAATTTCATTCAAGGAGATCAGTGGATTCCAACATCatcttga
- the LOC18611819 gene encoding elongation factor-like GTPase 1: MGDSDTRKIRNICILAHVDHGKTTLADHLIAATGGGVLHPKLAGKLRYMDYLDEEQRRAITMKSSSIALHYKDYEINLIDSPGHMDFCSEVSTAARLSDGGLVLVDAVEGVHIQTHAVLRQSWIEKVTPCLVLNKIDRLICELKLSPIEAYNRLLRIVHEVNGIMSTYKSEKYLSDVDSILAGPSGEVTDENWESIEDDEEDTFQPQKGNVAFVCALDGWGFTINEFAEFYASKLGASAAALQKAFWGPRYFNPKTKMIVGKKGLGVGSKARPMFVQFVLEPLWQVYQAALEPDGDKGMLEKVIKSFNLSVPPRELQNKDPKILLQAVMSRWLPLSDAILSMVVKCLPDPIAAQSLRISRLLPKREILDEGVDSNVLEEADFVRKSVEACDSSSEAPCIAFVSKMFAIPTKMLPQRGPHGEILNNFNDEGGSSESDECFLSFARIFSGVLTSGQRVFVLSALYDPLRGESMQKHVQEAELHSLYLMMGQGLKPVASARAGNIVAIRGLGQHILKSATLSSTRNCWPFSSMAFQVAPTLRVAIEPSDPADMGALMKGLRLLNRADPFVEVTVSSRGEHVLAAAGEVHLERCVKDLKERFAKVSLEVSPPLVLYKETIEGDLSNPLEDLKRLSASSDYVEKMTPNGRCVIRVQVMKLPPTLTKVLDESADLLSDIIGGKPGQSGKGLEIHRSNVREDENPIEVLSKRIVDTLEGDILCGNENDKDQSEKCKGEWLKFLRRIWALGPRQVGPNILFTPDYKRKNNDGSVLICGSPHVSLRLGFADNSSAGDMAAVQSSEVTQPLYIEVESLESSVMSGFELATAAGPLCDEPMWGLAFVVEAYISSSTGQASESEPNQQPEQYGLFTGQVMTAVKDACRAAVLQRKPRLVEAMYFCELNTPTEYLGPMYAVLARRRARVLKEEMQEGSPLFTVHAYVPVSESFGFADELRRWTSGASSALLVLSHWEALPEDPFFVPKTEEEIEEFGDGSSVLPNTARKLIDAVRRRKGLRVEEKVVQHATKQRTLARKV, encoded by the coding sequence atgggtGACTCTGACACGAGAAAGATTagaaatatatgtattttagCACATGTTGATCATGGTAAAACTACATTGGCTGATCATTTGATAGCCGCCACGGGTGGCGGTGTACTTCACCCTAAACTAGCTGGTAAACTTAGGTATATGGATTATCTTGATGAAGAACAGAGGAGAGCGATAACAATGAAGAGTTCTTCCATAGCTCTTCATTATAAAGACTACGAGATTAACCTTATAGATTCCCCTGGTCATATGGATTTTTGTAGTGAGGTGTCCACAGCTGCGCGGTTGAGTGATGGTGGATTGGTTTTGGTTGATGCTGTTGAGGGCGTTCATATTCAAACTCATGCGGTTCTGCGTCAGTCTTGGATAGAGAAGGTTACCCCATGTTTAGTTCTTAATAAAATTGATAGGTTGATATGTGAGTTGAAGTTGAGTCCTATAGAAGCTTATAATCGGTTATTGAGGATCGTTCATGAGGTTAATGGGATCATGAGTACATATAAGTCAGAGAAATATTTGTCTGATGTTGATTCGATACTTGCTGGCCCTTCTGGTGAGGTGACTGATGAGAATTGGGAGTCTATAGAGGATGATGAGGAGGATACTTTTCAACCCCAAAAGGGAAATGTTGCGTTTGTGTGTGCATTGGATGGGTGGGGTTTTACAATTAATGAGTTTGCTGAATTCTATGCTTCTAAGCTTGGAGCAAGTGCAGCTGCACTGCAAAAGGCCTTTTGGGGTCCTCGATATTTCAATCCGAAGACCAAGATGATTGTTGGGAAGAAGGGACTAGGTGTAGGAAGTAAGGCTCGGCCGATGTTTGTGCAGTTTGTCCTTGAGCCACTTTGGCAGGTTTACCAGGCTGCTTTGGAGCCTGATGGGGACAAAGGGATGCTTGAGAAGGTgattaaatcttttaatttgtctGTGCCTCCTCGTGAACTGCAGAATAAGGACCCAAAGATCTTACTTCAAGCTGTCATGAGCAGATGGCTTCCTTTGTCAGATGCAATTTTGTCAATGGTGGTGAAGTGTCTGCCAGATCCAATTGCTGCTCAATCACTTAGAATTTCACGCTTGCTTCCCAAAAGAGAAATTCTTGATGAAGGGGTAGACTCTAATGTGCTTGAAGAGGCTGATTTTGTGAGAAAATCAGTTGAAGCTTGTGATTCTAGCTCTGAAGCACCATGTATTGCATTTGTATCTAAAATGTTTGCCATCCCGACAAAGATGCTGCCCCAACGGGGTCCACATGGggagattttaaacaatttcaatgATGAAGGTGGAAGCAGTGAATCAGATGAGTGCTTCCTTTCATTTGCTAGGATATTTAGTGGGGTTCTTACATCAGGACAAAGAGTTTTTGTGCTTTCAGCTTTATATGATCCATTGAGAGGGGAATCAATGCAGAAGCATGTGCAGGAAGCTGAATTGCATTCCTTATATTTAATGATGGGTCAAGGTCTGAAACCAGTGGCCTCGGCAAGGGCAGGGAATATTGTGGCAATCCGTGGACTTGGTCAGCATATACTAAAGAGTGCAACTCTTTCATCCACAAGAAACTGTTGGCCGTTCTCAAGTATGGCTTTCCAAGTTGCCCCCACCCTGAGGGTTGCAATTGAACCATCTGATCCAGCAGACATGGGTGCTCTTATGAAAGGACTGAGGCTTCTGAATCGAGCAGATCCATTTGTGGAGGTCACTGTTTCATCTAGAGGGGAACATGTGTTAGCTGCTGCTGGGGAGGTTCATCTAGAAAGATGTGTAAAAGATTTGAAGGAGAGATTTGCAAAGGTGAGCCTGGAAGTCTCTCCACCTCTTGTGTTGTATAAAGAGACCATTGAGGGTGATTTATCTAATCCATTGGAGGATTTGAAAAGATTGAGTGCTAGCTCAgattatgttgaaaaaatgaCTCCAAATGGAAGATGTGTCATCCGCGTTCAAGTCATGAAACTTCCACCTACACTAACCAAGGTGCTTGATGAAAGTGCTGATTTGCTCTCAGATATTATTGGAGGTAAACCAGGGCAGAGTGGTAAAGGCTTGGAAATACATAGATCGAACGTGAGGGAAGATGAGAATCCAATTGAAGTACTCAGTAAACGCATAGTTGATACTCTGGAGGGTGATATTTTGTGtggaaatgaaaatgacaaGGATCAGTCTGAGAAATGCAAAGGTGAGTGGCTTAAGTTTCTTAGGAGGATCTGGGCACTTGGTCCAAGGCAGGTTGGTCCTAACATCCTCTTCACTCCAGATTACAAAAGGAAGAATAATGATGGCTCTGTTCTGATATGTGGTTCCCCTCATGTATCTCTAAGATTGGGGTTTGCTGACAATTCTAGTGCTGGTGATATGGCTGCTGTGCAATCTTCAGAAGTAACTCAACCACTCTACATAGAGGTGGAGAGTCTTGAAAGTAGTGTGATGTCTGGATTTGAACTAGCTACTGCAGCTGGCCCCTTATGTGATGAACCAATGTGGGGACTAGCATTTGTTGTTGAAGCTTATATCTCTTCCTCAACTGGGCAGGCCAGTGAATCAGAACCTAACCAACAACCTGAGCAGTATGGTCTCTTTACTGGACAGGTAATGACAGCAGTCAAGGATGCCTGTAGAGCAGCTGTGCTTCAGAGGAAACCTCGGCTTGTTGAAGCCATGTACTTTTGCGAGTTGAATACTCCAACTGAATATTTGGGCCCTATGTATGCTGTGCTTGCTCGGAGGCGAGCCCGAGTGTTGAAGGAAGAAATGCAGGAAGGCTCTCCACTTTTTACTGTGCATGCTTATGTGCCAGTTTCTGAAAGTTTTGGTTTTGCTGATGAGTTAAGGAGATGGACATCTGGGGCTTCTAGTGCACTTCTTGTGCTTAGCCATTGGGAAGCACTTCCTGAGGATCCTTTTTTTGTACCCAAAACAGAAGAGGAGATAGAAGAGTTTGGAGATGGTTCTAGTGTTCTTCCAAATACGGCAAGAAAGCTCATTGATGCCGTGAGGAGGCGGAAGGGTCTCCGTGTAGAAGAAAAAGTAGTTCAGCATGCAACAAAGCAGAGGACACTAGCTCGTAAAGTGTAA